A genomic stretch from Vibrio cortegadensis includes:
- a CDS encoding cytochrome b562 — protein sequence MKQLSLLLACLLFAGNVAAESIDLTATMKKMRLAFNQAAEAESIEEMKAPLARLDELVQISQNGSYPKEKEALYMSGFNKLSSVVSDVELQVEQGQFEEAKKTLRQIDELRIEYHDKRNPSIWSRLFG from the coding sequence ATGAAGCAATTGTCTTTGCTATTGGCTTGCTTATTGTTTGCGGGAAATGTTGCGGCAGAAAGTATCGATCTAACCGCCACAATGAAAAAGATGCGTCTAGCGTTTAATCAAGCAGCAGAAGCGGAAAGCATTGAAGAGATGAAAGCGCCCCTTGCAAGGTTAGATGAGTTGGTTCAAATCTCCCAAAATGGCAGTTATCCAAAAGAGAAAGAGGCGCTCTATATGAGTGGCTTCAATAAACTGTCTTCCGTGGTGAGTGATGTGGAGTTACAAGTCGAGCAAGGTCAGTTTGAAGAAGCTAAAAAAACGCTACGCCAGATTGATGAGTTAAGAATTGAATACCATGATAAGCGAAACCCAAGCATTTGGAGCCGATTGTTTGGTTAA
- a CDS encoding phosphatase, whose translation MILQVDTHTHTYASGHAYSTLIENAKSASEHGLKMFCTTDHSESMPGAPHYWFFSNQRVLPRFIEDVAIIRGVESNIMNTQGEIDVHPSVDSNLDWAIASFHEPVFRPADKATHTEALLNVIKGGRVDALGHLGNPNFDFDFEAVIQCAKEYNVAIEINNTTLKGNSRVGSVDRCFDIATVAKDVGAYITSGSDAHFCQDVGRLDLVSELLDRVGVDSRKVITHTPQQFLSFLALRGRSQIEEYASLASFD comes from the coding sequence ATGATCTTACAAGTTGACACACACACTCATACCTATGCAAGCGGTCACGCATACAGCACACTGATTGAAAATGCTAAGTCGGCAAGTGAACATGGACTTAAGATGTTTTGCACCACTGACCATTCAGAATCGATGCCTGGAGCGCCACACTATTGGTTTTTCAGCAATCAGAGAGTGTTGCCACGCTTTATTGAAGACGTTGCGATTATTCGTGGTGTAGAGTCGAACATTATGAACACTCAGGGCGAGATCGATGTTCATCCCTCAGTTGATTCGAATTTAGATTGGGCGATAGCCAGTTTTCATGAACCAGTATTTCGACCAGCAGATAAAGCGACGCATACCGAAGCCTTGCTCAATGTCATCAAGGGCGGCAGAGTCGATGCTTTAGGCCACTTAGGAAACCCTAATTTTGATTTTGACTTTGAAGCCGTCATCCAATGTGCCAAAGAGTACAATGTGGCGATAGAAATCAATAACACCACGCTGAAAGGTAATAGCCGTGTTGGCAGTGTGGATCGCTGCTTTGACATTGCGACAGTGGCTAAAGATGTCGGTGCTTATATTACCAGCGGAAGTGATGCGCATTTCTGTCAAGACGTGGGGCGGTTAGATTTAGTCAGCGAGCTTTTGGATAGAGTCGGTGTGGATAGCCGAAAAGTGATCACTCATACGCCTCAGCAATTCCTTTCATTTTTAGCATTACGTGGTCGCAGCCAGATTGAAGAGTACGCCTCTTTGGCGAGTTTTGATTAG
- a CDS encoding HD domain-containing phosphohydrolase: MKKHRYPLSIHITSLFLVLTTIVGIVLISMSYRHSQELLSGTAHDVSQEHSQKLRSIFKQNIAPVLTTMNFMALTSFISHQDDTEEQKPWLESIDLVFKQNKGLVALFYTNENGDFTLFRPLPTHKIRTQFNAPAKATMLINNASLSGKNEFIYLDGNHNQIGYSNTEDNTFDPRIRPWFTNAHIDGEIRLSQPYSFYFLKTNGITLSRRSSNGVNVVGADFTLDSISEQISDLAYSDNSKLALFDDQFNLLASHQLNIDHETGMANQQQSLSRSVFSSILGEPTEASIIKTVTYNVNKWSLTVTPVKLTDHVTLLLAEATPQDDLLADLLSMRDKQVTVAISMLIVCFCIVWLVANRLARPLQNLVLLTDNIARFNFKKTRYPKSMIKEVANLTHSIELMEHTLHDLLNLLRDTASNQDFGLLAKTIAHQSYLVTKAETIVLFIQSDEEDQFLTAANHAIIPFKADINEFIKETPWLHAKLKEGEIIHINREDNALKQHQDTIFNSDLYLFPLLNREKQLVGILVLGYERSITTSQADKHAFLRELLSFAEIAKDNIDQMQQQKDMLNAFIELIASAIDTKSPYTGGHCQRVPELTKWLTEAAEKDNQYFPHFSMDAKEWEELNLAAWLHDCGKVTTPEYIVDKATKLETIYDRIHEVRMRFELIKMQAEIEYWQGISRGENADQLKLKLHQKHRELDDEFLFVAECNVGGEFMEDSSIERLHKIAQRQWKRTLDDQVGISWIERERCGNSAPLPTMENLLDDKVTHKIPWQEGNRPQDIWQEDFVLEPPELRYDRGELHNLTIRRGTLTDEERFMINDHIVQTLSMLKRLPYPDNLKNIPDIASGHHERMDGKGYPRGLNEEQLPLQARVMAIADVFEALTSSDRPYKKSKTLSDSLSIMTEMATSGHIDPKLYVIFLEQEIDQQYADDFLDPKQHSKVDREHHLKLVKEYIRSQF; this comes from the coding sequence ATGAAAAAACATCGCTACCCTTTGAGCATCCATATTACTAGTCTGTTTTTGGTGCTGACGACTATTGTAGGCATAGTCTTAATATCAATGAGTTACCGACACTCTCAAGAGCTTTTGTCAGGTACCGCTCATGATGTGAGCCAAGAGCATAGTCAAAAACTACGTTCGATATTCAAACAGAATATCGCCCCAGTGCTCACCACTATGAATTTTATGGCACTGACTTCGTTTATAAGCCATCAAGATGATACTGAAGAACAAAAACCGTGGTTGGAGTCAATTGATCTAGTATTCAAACAAAATAAAGGGCTAGTGGCTCTCTTTTATACCAATGAGAATGGTGATTTCACCCTCTTTCGCCCTTTGCCTACCCATAAAATTCGTACCCAATTCAACGCGCCTGCAAAAGCAACCATGTTAATTAATAACGCCTCACTTTCAGGTAAAAATGAATTTATTTATCTAGACGGGAACCATAATCAGATTGGTTACAGCAACACCGAAGACAATACCTTTGACCCTCGGATAAGACCTTGGTTTACCAATGCTCATATCGATGGAGAAATCAGACTCTCACAGCCCTACTCTTTTTATTTCTTAAAAACGAATGGCATCACACTTTCTAGACGCTCATCAAATGGTGTAAATGTCGTTGGTGCTGATTTCACTTTAGACTCTATCTCCGAACAGATAAGTGATTTGGCCTATTCTGATAATTCCAAATTGGCACTATTTGATGATCAATTTAACCTACTTGCTAGCCATCAACTGAATATTGATCACGAAACGGGTATGGCCAATCAGCAGCAAAGCTTAAGTCGTAGTGTTTTCTCGTCAATATTAGGAGAGCCTACAGAGGCATCTATCATTAAAACCGTCACTTACAATGTTAATAAATGGTCTTTAACCGTCACCCCGGTAAAGCTAACCGATCATGTCACTTTACTGCTTGCCGAAGCGACACCGCAAGACGATCTCTTAGCTGATCTGCTCTCAATGCGAGACAAACAGGTCACCGTTGCCATTTCAATGCTCATCGTCTGTTTTTGCATTGTCTGGTTAGTTGCCAACCGTCTGGCGCGTCCATTGCAGAACTTGGTATTACTCACCGATAACATTGCTCGTTTTAATTTTAAGAAAACCCGTTACCCGAAAAGTATGATCAAAGAGGTCGCCAACCTCACTCACTCAATCGAACTCATGGAGCATACCCTGCATGATCTCCTGAACTTGTTACGTGATACTGCCAGTAATCAAGATTTTGGTCTGCTCGCAAAAACCATCGCTCACCAAAGTTACTTAGTCACCAAAGCAGAAACGATCGTTCTCTTTATTCAATCGGATGAAGAGGATCAATTTTTAACCGCTGCGAACCATGCCATTATTCCTTTTAAAGCGGATATCAACGAATTTATTAAGGAGACACCATGGCTACATGCAAAACTCAAAGAGGGGGAAATCATCCATATCAATCGTGAGGACAACGCTCTGAAACAACACCAAGACACCATATTCAATAGTGACCTTTATCTTTTCCCATTATTGAATCGTGAAAAGCAACTTGTTGGCATTCTTGTTCTTGGTTACGAACGTTCAATCACCACTAGCCAGGCAGATAAACACGCGTTTCTACGCGAGTTGCTGAGTTTTGCTGAAATAGCCAAAGACAATATCGACCAAATGCAACAGCAAAAGGACATGCTAAATGCGTTTATCGAACTCATTGCCTCTGCGATAGATACTAAGTCCCCTTATACTGGCGGGCACTGCCAAAGAGTGCCTGAGCTAACTAAATGGTTAACGGAAGCTGCCGAAAAAGATAACCAATATTTCCCTCATTTTTCGATGGATGCCAAAGAGTGGGAAGAGCTGAACCTTGCCGCATGGCTACATGACTGCGGCAAAGTCACGACCCCAGAATACATTGTTGATAAAGCGACAAAACTTGAGACCATTTACGATCGAATACATGAAGTGCGCATGCGTTTCGAGCTGATCAAAATGCAGGCTGAAATTGAGTATTGGCAAGGCATAAGTCGCGGTGAGAATGCTGACCAACTCAAGTTAAAATTGCACCAGAAGCATAGAGAACTTGACGATGAATTCCTCTTTGTTGCCGAGTGCAATGTAGGCGGTGAGTTTATGGAAGACAGCAGTATTGAGCGTCTGCATAAGATAGCTCAACGCCAATGGAAGCGAACGCTTGACGATCAAGTCGGTATTTCGTGGATCGAAAGAGAGCGATGTGGAAATAGCGCGCCTCTTCCAACCATGGAGAACTTACTTGATGATAAGGTGACCCACAAAATCCCATGGCAAGAAGGCAATCGCCCACAAGACATTTGGCAAGAAGACTTCGTTCTTGAGCCGCCAGAGCTACGTTATGATCGTGGTGAACTGCATAATTTAACCATTCGTCGCGGCACTCTGACAGATGAAGAACGCTTCATGATCAATGACCATATTGTGCAAACACTCTCGATGCTTAAGCGACTGCCATATCCTGATAATCTAAAAAATATTCCTGATATCGCCAGCGGACACCACGAAAGAATGGATGGTAAAGGCTATCCGAGAGGCTTAAACGAAGAGCAACTTCCGCTCCAAGCACGAGTGATGGCAATCGCCGATGTGTTTGAAGCCTTAACGTCTAGTGACCGACCTTATAAGAAATCAAAAACACTGTCGGATTCCTTATCCATCATGACGGAGATGGCAACCTCCGGGCATATCGACCCTAAATTGTATGTCATCTTTCTAGAGCAAGAAATTGATCAGCAATATGCCGACGACTTCCTTGACCCGAAACAGCACTCTA
- a CDS encoding PepSY-associated TM helix domain-containing protein, which yields MQSDKASAAPMDASRAKNDSKSRYFLTWRWHFYAGLFVIPFMLILSLTGLVMLFDDEIEFNRYQTQLEVTPQETRLKVSTQLDKVVSAYPEAVVTQFIPAPTPDLANRFSIKFDSGETRFITVDPFNGQLLGSIDRSDSWYQLANDIHGTLLIGDWGDYLIEIAASLSVVLLVSGIYLWLPRDAASKAGFLTLRWASGSRIFMRDLHANLGGVLSIVMLLFLISGLAWAGVWGSKFVQPWSSFPAQKWDDVPLSTLTHASMNHGSEEEVPWNLEQTLLPESHDHSAMLAQNDSNELGSHAELQAVNIDQLLSQAKALGFTQFKLNFPRSETGVYTLTANTMSGDVTDPRLDRTTHIDQYSGKILADVTWDDYSVVAKLMAAGIALHQGDISILNKILNVVFCLAFIVIAVTGGVMWWIRRPTGQMRIGAPPRFESDGLWKAGIVTIIILGLVMPMAGGTIAVMLIIDWLIFQRVSQLKSALN from the coding sequence ATGCAAAGCGATAAAGCTTCGGCTGCGCCCATGGATGCATCACGTGCGAAAAATGATTCAAAATCCCGTTACTTTTTAACTTGGCGTTGGCATTTTTACGCTGGCCTTTTTGTGATCCCATTTATGTTGATTTTGAGCCTGACTGGCTTAGTCATGCTTTTTGATGATGAAATAGAATTTAATCGTTATCAAACACAACTTGAAGTGACACCGCAAGAGACAAGATTGAAGGTATCGACCCAGTTAGACAAGGTGGTTTCGGCCTATCCAGAGGCCGTCGTCACGCAATTTATTCCCGCCCCAACGCCTGATCTCGCTAACCGTTTCTCTATTAAATTTGATTCAGGAGAGACACGATTTATTACGGTTGATCCATTCAATGGGCAACTTTTAGGAAGTATAGATCGAAGTGATAGCTGGTATCAGCTTGCCAATGATATTCATGGCACCTTATTAATAGGAGATTGGGGAGATTACTTGATCGAAATTGCTGCGAGTTTGAGTGTGGTTCTACTTGTTAGTGGTATTTATCTTTGGTTACCACGAGATGCCGCGAGCAAAGCCGGATTTCTGACCTTAAGGTGGGCAAGTGGTTCTCGTATTTTTATGCGTGATCTTCATGCGAACCTTGGTGGTGTCTTGTCCATTGTGATGTTGCTTTTTCTAATTTCGGGATTAGCTTGGGCGGGCGTGTGGGGAAGTAAATTTGTTCAGCCATGGAGCAGTTTTCCTGCACAGAAGTGGGATGATGTACCACTGTCAACGTTAACTCATGCTTCCATGAATCATGGTAGTGAAGAGGAGGTGCCATGGAATTTGGAACAGACATTGTTGCCTGAATCTCACGATCACAGTGCGATGTTAGCCCAGAATGACAGTAATGAATTGGGCTCGCATGCGGAATTACAAGCAGTGAATATCGATCAACTGTTGAGCCAAGCCAAAGCGTTAGGTTTTACGCAGTTTAAATTGAATTTCCCGCGCTCAGAAACCGGAGTTTACACCTTAACAGCAAACACCATGAGCGGAGATGTTACTGATCCAAGGCTCGATAGAACGACTCATATCGATCAATATTCAGGAAAAATCTTAGCGGATGTGACTTGGGATGATTACAGCGTAGTCGCGAAATTAATGGCGGCAGGTATTGCACTTCATCAAGGTGACATCAGTATATTGAATAAAATTTTGAATGTGGTTTTCTGCTTAGCTTTTATTGTCATTGCTGTTACGGGGGGTGTCATGTGGTGGATCCGTCGACCGACAGGACAAATGAGAATCGGTGCGCCACCTCGTTTTGAGAGTGATGGCTTATGGAAGGCAGGTATTGTGACCATCATTATTTTGGGGTTGGTAATGCCAATGGCGGGCGGAACGATTGCTGTTATGCTCATTATTGACTGGCTTATCTTTCAGCGTGTAAGCCAGTTAAAGTCGGCACTTAACTAG